A DNA window from Gillisia sp. Hel1_33_143 contains the following coding sequences:
- a CDS encoding DUF6702 family protein — protein MKYKMLLLFLIGLSSFKANHKFYVSVTDVKYNEKEKSLQIISRIFVDDLEDLLQKRYDTSILLSKKTDDAKVFGYIKKYLEQKIEVEVDGKKYKVNYLGKEYDDDTAIAYLEVLNVPEFSSIKIQNAVLADLFPEQKNLVHVAYKGQMKSMVLADGKLEEVLNFND, from the coding sequence ATGAAATATAAAATGTTATTACTTTTCTTAATTGGTCTTTCTTCGTTTAAGGCCAATCATAAATTCTATGTAAGTGTTACAGATGTAAAGTACAATGAAAAGGAAAAGAGCCTTCAGATTATATCTCGAATTTTTGTAGATGATCTGGAAGATCTTCTTCAGAAAAGGTATGATACATCTATTTTGCTTTCTAAGAAAACAGATGACGCTAAAGTATTTGGGTATATAAAGAAATACTTAGAGCAAAAGATAGAAGTTGAAGTAGACGGGAAGAAATATAAGGTGAATTACCTTGGGAAGGAATATGATGATGATACGGCAATTGCTTATCTAGAAGTTTTAAATGTTCCGGAATTTTCGAGTATCAAAATTCAAAATGCTGTTTTAGCGGATCTTTTTCCAGAACAGAAGAACCTAGTCCATGTAGCGTATAAAGGACAAATGAAGAGTATGGTTCTGGCTGATGGAAAATTGGAAGAGGTGTTAAATTTCAACGATTAA
- a CDS encoding glutaminase → MDFQKILNTIQEDLSHYDAFGNVASYIPELAKIDPKKFGMHLYGTDSQHYSVGDSDEKFSIQSISKVFTLTMAMNILGEDLWDRVDVEPSGDPFNSLTQLEYESGIPRNPFINSGALVIADILISNLDNPKEDLLQFVRKITGKESIDYDYTVAASEKSTGYRNYALVNYMKALGNIKNDVDTIVDFYFHQCSLAMSCAELATAFMIFANKGRILDTDEKILSKTKNKRINALMQTCGFYDEAGEFSFEVGLPGKSGVGGGIIAIHPSRYSVAVWSPILNEKGNSELGMAALEKLTTLTGLSIF, encoded by the coding sequence ATGGACTTTCAGAAAATACTTAATACCATTCAAGAGGATCTATCTCATTACGATGCTTTTGGAAATGTAGCCTCTTACATTCCAGAATTGGCAAAAATAGATCCCAAGAAATTTGGTATGCATCTCTATGGAACAGATTCTCAACATTACAGTGTTGGAGATAGTGACGAGAAATTCTCCATTCAGAGTATTTCGAAGGTATTTACCTTAACTATGGCCATGAATATTCTAGGAGAAGATCTTTGGGACAGAGTAGATGTTGAGCCATCTGGAGATCCATTTAACTCCTTAACACAACTGGAATACGAAAGCGGGATACCTAGAAATCCTTTTATTAATTCTGGCGCCCTAGTAATTGCAGATATTCTGATCTCTAATTTGGATAATCCAAAAGAAGATCTTTTGCAATTTGTAAGAAAGATTACTGGCAAAGAGAGTATAGATTATGATTACACGGTGGCTGCTTCAGAAAAATCTACAGGTTACAGAAATTATGCACTAGTAAATTATATGAAAGCTCTAGGAAATATCAAAAATGATGTAGACACCATTGTAGACTTCTATTTTCATCAATGCTCCTTAGCAATGTCATGCGCAGAACTGGCTACAGCTTTTATGATCTTTGCAAATAAAGGTAGAATATTAGATACCGATGAAAAGATCTTATCAAAAACTAAGAATAAAAGAATTAACGCTTTGATGCAAACCTGTGGTTTTTATGATGAAGCAGGAGAATTTAGCTTTGAAGTTGGCTTACCTGGTAAAAGTGGTGTTGGAGGCGGAATTATAGCAATACATCCTTCAAGATATTCTGTAGCTGTTTGGAGCCCTATTTTAAATGAAAAAGGAAATTCTGAATTAGGGATGGCTGCATTAGAAAAGCTAACCACACTAACGGGACTTTCTATTTTTTAG
- a CDS encoding GNAT family N-acetyltransferase translates to MTIFAENGRMELAFNKILKNQLDLVLPLIQKLGEYQVDEEILRARFEEMFDQNYECFGIYLDEKLVGVFGLWFMTRHYCGKSCEVDHVYINSELQNTGIGKKLFNFIFHYAKERGCETSELNSYVQNFRSHKFYMNLDYVIKGYHFLKKL, encoded by the coding sequence ATGACTATTTTCGCAGAAAACGGTAGGATGGAATTGGCATTTAACAAGATTTTAAAGAACCAATTAGATTTGGTGCTCCCATTAATTCAAAAACTAGGTGAATATCAGGTGGATGAAGAAATTCTACGTGCTAGATTTGAAGAAATGTTCGATCAGAATTATGAATGTTTTGGTATCTATTTAGATGAAAAGTTAGTGGGTGTGTTCGGACTTTGGTTTATGACTAGACATTATTGCGGAAAATCTTGTGAAGTAGATCACGTTTATATTAATTCTGAGTTGCAAAATACAGGTATTGGAAAGAAACTTTTCAATTTTATTTTCCATTATGCCAAAGAGCGAGGTTGTGAAACTTCAGAGTTAAACTCTTACGTTCAGAACTTTAGGTCTCATAAATTTTATATGAATCTAGATTATGTGATTAAAGGATATCATTTTTTAAAAAAGCTGTAG
- a CDS encoding GNAT family N-acetyltransferase produces the protein MSNKINHKETDGQGMFFIEDDNGIISQLTYSLQNNGIMALDHTETVEQRKGEGLATKLVKESVSYAKKNDLMIDPVCPFAEEEFDKNKEYQEVRVN, from the coding sequence ATGAGTAACAAGATCAATCATAAAGAAACAGACGGTCAAGGAATGTTTTTTATTGAAGATGATAATGGTATAATCTCTCAGCTTACCTATTCTCTTCAAAATAACGGGATAATGGCTTTAGACCATACGGAAACTGTAGAACAAAGAAAAGGCGAAGGATTGGCTACTAAACTCGTAAAAGAGAGTGTTTCTTATGCTAAGAAAAATGATCTGATGATAGATCCTGTTTGCCCATTTGCAGAAGAAGAATTCGATAAGAATAAAGAATACCAGGAAGTAAGAGTCAATTAA
- a CDS encoding M1 family metallopeptidase produces MRKIKSTLLVCFLFLSAGVFAQDEQATKEETVQAGHTNQNKFRQLYQEFSTPNQYRTGAGAPGEAYYQNQADYKMDIELDDKNQKLSGYETITYHNNSPDALEYLWVQLDQNIRTKDSEAKLKDGNGISPVTQSSTFVNDFMEEPFDGGFHIEEVSSKDGKSLPYTINFTMMRVDLPQPLKAGESYSFNIKWWYNINNHVTDRARSGYEHFPEDGNNVYVIAQFFPRMGVYNDVEGWQNMQFWGSGEFALPFGSYEVNITVPADHILDGTGELQNRKDVYSREMMKRYEQAKKSYDEPVVIVTQEEAEAAEKGFSDKKKTWKLKAEMVRDFAFATSRKFIVDMMNVKVMGKDVMAESLYPKEGNPLWGDYSTKVVASTVKSYSDHTFQYPYSKAISVHAKNQGMEYPMICWNYGRPEKDGTYTDRVKFGMMSVIIHEVGHNFFPMIVNSDERQWGWMDEGINTFMQYLAEQEFAKEYPQAISPEEVYPSRRGIPSKIVPYMKGDQSYIAPIMSNPENVFQLGNNAYGKPATALNILRETVMGHDLFDYSFKTYANRWMFKHPTPEDFFRTMEDASGVDLDWFWRGWFYGTDNVDIGIKEVKKFQITDKVTKEGKALLERYNVEDPASIDAVYVVEEGSDEYNAESKGKTSLENAPKLNEYLMDNFTPEERAKLKNPKFFYQVTFNKPGGLVMPLIVEYTYADGTTNNVKYPAQIWRKNDKEVSKAIASDKEITKITVDPNLETADVNLDNNSWPQNAKEDKFQNFKKEASN; encoded by the coding sequence ATGAGAAAAATTAAATCGACCCTTTTGGTTTGTTTTTTGTTTTTGTCTGCTGGTGTATTTGCTCAGGATGAGCAGGCAACTAAGGAGGAAACAGTTCAAGCCGGACACACTAATCAAAACAAATTTAGACAACTGTATCAGGAGTTCTCAACTCCAAATCAATATCGTACAGGGGCAGGTGCTCCGGGAGAAGCCTATTATCAAAATCAGGCAGATTACAAGATGGATATTGAGTTAGATGATAAAAATCAAAAACTGTCAGGGTACGAGACAATTACATATCATAACAATTCTCCAGATGCTTTAGAGTATTTATGGGTGCAATTAGATCAAAATATTAGAACGAAAGATTCTGAGGCTAAGCTTAAAGATGGGAATGGGATTTCTCCGGTAACTCAAAGCAGTACTTTTGTAAATGATTTTATGGAAGAACCTTTTGATGGTGGATTTCATATAGAAGAAGTATCTTCTAAAGACGGGAAGTCATTGCCATATACTATCAATTTTACAATGATGAGAGTAGATCTACCACAGCCTTTAAAAGCTGGCGAGAGTTATTCTTTCAACATAAAATGGTGGTACAACATTAATAATCATGTAACAGATAGAGCTAGATCTGGATACGAGCATTTTCCTGAAGATGGGAACAATGTATATGTAATTGCTCAATTCTTCCCAAGAATGGGGGTTTATAATGATGTAGAAGGATGGCAAAATATGCAATTCTGGGGTAGTGGAGAGTTTGCTCTTCCATTTGGAAGCTATGAAGTGAATATTACGGTTCCTGCAGATCATATTTTAGATGGAACGGGAGAGCTTCAGAATAGAAAAGACGTTTATTCCAGAGAAATGATGAAACGTTATGAGCAGGCGAAAAAATCTTATGATGAGCCAGTAGTTATTGTAACTCAGGAAGAAGCAGAAGCTGCAGAAAAAGGTTTTTCAGATAAAAAGAAAACTTGGAAGTTAAAAGCTGAAATGGTTAGAGATTTTGCTTTTGCTACTTCACGTAAATTCATTGTAGATATGATGAATGTAAAAGTGATGGGTAAAGATGTAATGGCAGAATCTTTATATCCTAAAGAAGGGAATCCGCTATGGGGAGATTATTCTACGAAAGTGGTAGCTAGTACTGTGAAATCTTATTCAGATCATACTTTTCAATATCCATATAGTAAAGCGATATCTGTACATGCAAAAAACCAGGGGATGGAATATCCTATGATCTGTTGGAATTATGGTCGTCCTGAAAAGGATGGAACTTATACAGACCGAGTAAAATTTGGAATGATGAGTGTTATCATTCACGAAGTAGGGCATAACTTTTTCCCAATGATCGTGAATAGTGATGAGCGCCAATGGGGTTGGATGGATGAAGGTATAAATACCTTTATGCAGTATTTAGCAGAACAGGAATTTGCGAAAGAATATCCCCAAGCTATTAGTCCGGAAGAAGTTTATCCTTCTAGAAGAGGAATTCCTTCCAAAATAGTTCCTTATATGAAAGGAGATCAATCTTATATTGCTCCAATCATGTCTAATCCAGAGAATGTTTTTCAATTAGGTAATAACGCTTACGGTAAGCCTGCCACTGCTTTAAATATTTTAAGAGAGACCGTAATGGGTCATGATCTTTTTGATTACTCTTTTAAAACTTATGCAAATAGATGGATGTTTAAACATCCTACTCCAGAAGATTTCTTTAGAACTATGGAAGATGCATCCGGTGTGGATCTAGACTGGTTTTGGAGAGGTTGGTTCTATGGAACAGATAATGTTGATATTGGAATTAAAGAAGTTAAGAAATTTCAGATCACAGATAAAGTTACCAAAGAAGGTAAAGCCTTACTTGAGAGATATAATGTTGAAGATCCTGCAAGTATAGATGCAGTTTATGTTGTTGAAGAAGGAAGTGATGAATATAATGCAGAATCAAAAGGAAAGACTTCTTTAGAGAACGCTCCAAAATTGAATGAGTACTTAATGGATAATTTTACGCCTGAGGAAAGAGCGAAGCTCAAAAATCCTAAGTTTTTCTATCAGGTTACTTTTAACAAACCAGGAGGTTTGGTAATGCCACTTATTGTGGAGTACACCTATGCAGATGGTACTACCAATAATGTGAAATATCCTGCTCAGATCTGGAGAAAGAATGATAAAGAAGTGAGCAAGGCTATTGCATCAGATAAGGAAATCACTAAGATTACAGTAGATCCTAATTTAGAGACTGCAGATGTTAATTTAGACAATAATAGCTGGCCTCAAAATGCCAAAGAAGATAAGTTTCAGAATTTCAAGAAAGAAGCTAGCAACTAA
- the pepE gene encoding dipeptidase PepE: MRNAILASTSTLHGEKYLTYLLPELSKLFKNAQELLFIPYARPGGISHDEYTSLVKEATKELHFSVKGIQEFEDPIEAIKNARAIFTGGGNTFMLVDKLYRNKVMQTLKEAILNGTPYLGTSAGTNITGLTMQTSNDMPIIYPPSFKTLGIVPFNLNPHYLDPDPNSTHKGETRETRIKEFHKINTQPVIGLREGSWLEVNNNDITLRGNLTARIFKAGKNPIELETNSTLNNIN, translated from the coding sequence ATGAGAAATGCTATTTTAGCAAGTACCTCTACCTTACATGGCGAGAAATATCTTACATATCTATTACCGGAGCTATCCAAGTTATTTAAGAATGCTCAAGAATTACTTTTTATTCCATACGCCAGGCCTGGTGGTATATCGCATGATGAATATACATCTTTAGTTAAAGAAGCTACCAAAGAACTTCATTTTAGCGTGAAAGGCATTCAAGAATTTGAAGATCCAATTGAAGCTATAAAAAATGCTCGAGCAATATTTACCGGAGGCGGTAATACTTTTATGCTTGTAGATAAGCTCTATCGTAATAAGGTTATGCAAACTTTAAAAGAGGCAATCTTGAACGGCACTCCGTATCTAGGAACAAGTGCAGGAACAAATATTACAGGCCTTACTATGCAAACCAGCAATGATATGCCTATTATCTATCCTCCAAGTTTTAAAACTCTTGGTATTGTACCTTTTAATTTGAATCCACATTATTTAGATCCAGATCCAAATTCTACCCATAAAGGAGAGACCAGAGAGACGCGTATCAAAGAGTTCCATAAAATTAATACTCAGCCAGTGATTGGTTTAAGAGAAGGAAGCTGGTTAGAAGTAAATAATAATGACATTACCCTACGAGGAAACCTAACAGCAAGAATATTTAAGGCAGGAAAAAATCCTATAGAATTAGAAACTAACAGTACTTTAAATAATATCAATTAA
- a CDS encoding ClpP family protease has product MKNKPGKIQDLIDANFLEQRKVFLWGQVDGKTAKHVIDHLLYLDSVSNEEIQLFINSPGGFVTDGFAMYDTMKSLRSPISTICSGLAASMGSILLSGGTKGRRFIQPLAKVMIHQPSGGARGQASNIEIQAAEILKIRDISAQILSENCGQKIEKVLKDFNRDYWMDAQESVDYGIVDGIFKQ; this is encoded by the coding sequence ATGAAAAATAAACCAGGAAAAATTCAAGACCTTATAGATGCAAATTTTTTAGAGCAACGAAAAGTTTTTCTTTGGGGACAGGTAGATGGGAAAACGGCTAAACACGTTATAGACCATCTTTTATATCTTGATTCAGTATCTAATGAAGAAATTCAGCTGTTCATAAATAGTCCGGGAGGTTTCGTTACTGATGGCTTTGCAATGTATGACACCATGAAATCTTTAAGAAGCCCTATTTCAACAATTTGTTCAGGACTGGCTGCTTCTATGGGATCCATTCTCCTTTCTGGAGGAACCAAAGGAAGAAGATTTATTCAACCTTTAGCTAAAGTAATGATACACCAACCAAGTGGAGGTGCCAGAGGTCAGGCTTCTAATATCGAAATTCAGGCTGCAGAGATCTTGAAAATTAGAGATATTAGCGCACAAATTCTTTCTGAGAATTGCGGTCAGAAAATTGAAAAAGTTTTAAAAGATTTTAATAGAGATTACTGGATGGATGCTCAGGAATCTGTAGACTACGGAATTGTTGATGGAATTTTTAAGCAATAA